In the genome of Pseudomonadota bacterium, one region contains:
- a CDS encoding lytic transglycosylase domain-containing protein, translating into MFKGTLFFIIFVILTTVNVAVSAEWGVDEDDIKSLKKSIKYIEQKKFDYAVYEATKTKDHDIFDLVLWMSYVRGYEGHGYDEITAFVSKNNTWPSLKIIQNRAEFSLPDGLPPEKVVRYFKNEAPVTGHAMRILAEAKIKLGHSEKEINELIRRAWRQGDFGYDEEKNFIKDHLKRLRAEDHLERIDRLLWEHKLSDAKKIIRYVSSEYKTLFTARIYLITRRKGVDAIIARIDDKLQDNSGLLYDRIQWHMKRKNYNMVYQYIKQVNKTMPYQEKWWKIKNVIIRELIDELKYKEAYAVASNHGNEIGTSEFADSAWLAGWLAYIIDKKDEAYSHFYDMYKSVNYPVSKSRAAYWAGRVSEETQNNEVAEKWYKLAAEHTTTFYGQMAHLKVFPNKKLKIEADFGDAKVNRAKYKNNRLTKIAYMLIKAGEHGKAKQFIKAAIDENNIAGEMHLISELGIALNQVELSVMAAKEAIKKQVVLTNTGWPVIATSSELYADKPLVMAIARQESLFDTNAQSGAGARGLMQLMPATAKFVVGEIRKSYSADSLTASPEYNLQLGSYYINHLINRFDGSYVLAIASYNAGPSNVKKWIEKFGDPRNATNHEQVINWIEHVPFKETRNYIQRVLENVQVYRHIFNDQSVNLERDLLRYNTKLSSN; encoded by the coding sequence ATGTTTAAGGGGACTCTTTTTTTCATTATATTCGTTATTTTAACTACCGTTAATGTGGCGGTGAGTGCAGAATGGGGCGTGGATGAAGATGACATTAAATCTCTGAAAAAATCTATAAAATATATCGAGCAAAAGAAATTTGATTATGCCGTTTATGAGGCAACTAAAACCAAAGATCACGATATTTTCGACCTTGTTCTTTGGATGTCCTATGTAAGAGGCTATGAAGGTCACGGATATGACGAAATAACGGCTTTTGTTTCGAAAAATAATACGTGGCCTAGCCTAAAGATAATACAAAACCGTGCGGAATTCTCTCTCCCTGACGGTCTTCCTCCTGAAAAAGTAGTACGCTATTTTAAAAATGAGGCTCCTGTTACCGGACATGCAATGCGTATATTGGCAGAGGCTAAAATCAAGCTGGGGCATAGTGAAAAGGAAATTAACGAGCTTATCCGGCGTGCTTGGAGGCAGGGGGATTTCGGTTATGATGAAGAAAAGAATTTTATAAAAGACCACTTAAAAAGATTAAGGGCTGAAGATCATCTTGAGAGAATAGACAGGCTGCTATGGGAACATAAGTTATCCGACGCAAAGAAAATAATACGTTATGTCAGCAGTGAATATAAAACATTGTTCACGGCAAGGATATATCTTATCACGAGGAGGAAGGGGGTAGATGCCATTATCGCAAGGATAGATGATAAATTGCAGGATAATTCGGGGCTGTTATATGACAGGATACAATGGCATATGAAGCGTAAAAATTATAACATGGTTTATCAGTATATAAAGCAAGTCAATAAAACCATGCCATATCAGGAAAAATGGTGGAAAATAAAAAACGTTATAATAAGGGAGCTTATTGACGAGCTAAAATATAAGGAAGCTTATGCTGTAGCCTCAAACCACGGAAACGAAATCGGAACTTCTGAATTTGCCGATTCTGCATGGCTTGCCGGCTGGCTGGCTTATATAATAGATAAAAAAGATGAGGCATATAGCCATTTTTACGATATGTATAAAAGCGTAAATTACCCTGTAAGCAAATCCAGAGCCGCTTATTGGGCAGGGCGTGTTTCAGAGGAAACCCAAAACAATGAAGTAGCTGAAAAATGGTATAAACTTGCAGCCGAGCATACCACGACTTTTTACGGTCAAATGGCTCATTTAAAGGTTTTTCCTAATAAAAAGCTGAAAATTGAAGCCGATTTCGGTGATGCTAAAGTAAACCGTGCAAAGTATAAAAATAACAGACTGACCAAGATAGCTTATATGCTAATCAAAGCCGGTGAGCACGGTAAGGCTAAACAGTTCATAAAAGCTGCCATAGATGAAAATAACATTGCAGGTGAGATGCACCTTATAAGTGAGCTTGGAATCGCCCTTAATCAGGTGGAGCTGTCGGTAATGGCTGCAAAAGAGGCTATAAAAAAACAAGTGGTACTGACAAATACCGGGTGGCCGGTTATAGCAACATCAAGCGAGCTATATGCTGATAAACCTTTGGTTATGGCAATAGCAAGACAGGAAAGCCTGTTTGATACTAATGCCCAAAGCGGTGCGGGAGCCAGAGGGCTTATGCAGTTAATGCCTGCAACGGCTAAATTTGTGGTAGGGGAAATCAGAAAAAGCTATAGTGCCGATAGCTTAACCGCAAGTCCCGAATATAACCTGCAACTGGGCAGTTATTATATAAACCACCTTATAAACCGGTTTGACGGTTCATACGTGCTGGCAATAGCGTCATATAACGCAGGACCTTCAAATGTTAAAAAATGGATAGAAAAATTCGGCGATCCCAGAAATGCAACAAATCATGAACAGGTAATAAACTGGATAGAGCATGTTCCTTTTAAAGAAACAAGGAATTACATACAACGTGTTTTGGAAAATGTTCAGGTTTACAGGCATATCTTTAATGATCAGTCCGTTAATCTTGAAAGAGATCTGTTGCGATATAATACAAAATTATCAAGTAATTAG
- a CDS encoding GGDEF domain-containing phosphodiesterase, translating to MSKKKSSDSLRCYGDVTPVLEKKIKSSLKNNRMGGLIYISIDNLAMIISSHGGDYTEGLIKGISKKIESFVGESGCVIRSDRNKFSVILSDSPPDVINEKSNEMHKMIQHFGSFDSLEPIHIITTIGSVDFPGNTQDALDAIDKAYVALSDAKKMYSHYCAYENYKNHHVEAKNQMLLANYIQDAFLNNKLRLAFQPIINSKTGDIDYYESLLRIVNEDNSISSAGPFIPIAERMGFIDEIDMMVFDLVVNELEKYPNLKLSVNLSNVTMNSASWLANAQKMLTKDIASRLIVEITETAEASSMHIVANVISVLQSFGCQIALDDFGTGYTSFSQLKSLPVDIIKIDGSFVKDIASNPQSKFFVKTLMEFSKNFNLTSVAEFVESKETADILIEMGVDYLQGNYFSPAVSYRDWMGEEKNIS from the coding sequence ATGTCAAAGAAAAAGAGTAGTGATTCTTTAAGATGTTATGGCGATGTAACGCCTGTTTTAGAGAAAAAAATAAAAAGTTCGTTAAAAAATAACCGCATGGGCGGGCTTATTTACATATCTATTGATAACCTTGCAATGATAATAAGTTCACACGGGGGGGACTACACGGAGGGTTTAATCAAAGGTATAAGTAAAAAAATCGAGAGTTTTGTAGGCGAGTCAGGTTGTGTAATAAGAAGTGATAGAAATAAGTTCAGTGTTATTTTAAGCGATTCTCCTCCGGATGTTATTAACGAAAAATCCAACGAAATGCATAAAATGATACAACATTTCGGCAGCTTTGACTCCCTTGAGCCTATACACATCATAACGACCATAGGAAGTGTCGATTTTCCGGGAAATACTCAAGACGCATTAGACGCGATAGATAAAGCTTATGTCGCATTAAGCGATGCAAAAAAAATGTACTCACACTATTGTGCGTATGAAAATTATAAAAACCATCATGTAGAAGCAAAAAACCAGATGTTGCTTGCCAATTATATTCAGGACGCTTTTTTAAATAATAAACTAAGACTTGCATTCCAGCCTATAATTAACAGTAAGACCGGTGACATAGATTATTATGAAAGCCTGCTGCGTATAGTGAACGAGGATAACTCGATATCGTCGGCAGGGCCGTTCATACCGATTGCCGAGAGAATGGGCTTTATTGATGAAATAGATATGATGGTCTTTGATCTTGTTGTAAATGAACTGGAAAAATATCCTAACCTGAAATTATCGGTAAACCTTTCAAACGTAACGATGAATAGTGCTAGCTGGCTTGCCAATGCACAAAAAATGTTAACAAAAGATATTGCTTCAAGATTGATAGTTGAAATTACTGAAACGGCAGAAGCAAGTAGTATGCATATAGTGGCTAACGTTATATCGGTGCTGCAAAGTTTCGGATGCCAAATAGCACTTGATGACTTTGGAACAGGTTATACCTCGTTTTCGCAGCTAAAAAGCCTACCGGTCGACATAATCAAGATAGACGGTTCCTTTGTTAAAGACATAGCAAGCAACCCTCAGAGTAAATTCTTTGTAAAAACCCTTATGGAGTTTAGCAAGAACTTCAATTTAACATCTGTTGCGGAATTCGTGGAAAGTAAAGAAACTGCCGATATACTTATAGAAATGGGCGTTGATTACCTTCAGGGGAATTATTTTTCTCCGGCAGTCAGCTACAGGGACTGGATGGGTGAAGAAAAAAATATAAGTTAG
- a CDS encoding anhydro-N-acetylmuramic acid kinase: protein MTTEKYISIGLMSGTSMDGIDAAIITTDGESIYNFGESVAAAYDNATKELIRSAINETADIPKVEKELTRQHAKAVKLLLDKAGLSPSDIGIIGFHGQTIKHDPDNGITVQIGDGKLLAQLTGINVVNDLRSNDVKNGGQGAPLVPLFHKALVQDSDISLPVAIVNIGGVANITYIDENNIIAFDTGPGNALIDDWILKNNAGSCDKNGQYASNGDIDEEILAELICHHYFDKVPPKSLDRNDFNNNLIDGLSLEDGAATLSAFTISSIIMAESHFPQKVKSWYVCGGGRHNDFIMNGLRATTEVAVHKIEELGLDGDMIEAQAFAYLAVRSLKNMPLTLPSTTGVKEPVSGGILNVA, encoded by the coding sequence ATGACAACTGAAAAATATATATCTATCGGTCTTATGAGCGGCACTTCAATGGACGGTATTGATGCGGCTATAATAACTACGGACGGAGAAAGCATATATAATTTCGGTGAGTCTGTTGCAGCGGCATATGATAACGCTACTAAAGAGCTTATACGTAGTGCGATTAACGAAACGGCTGACATTCCCAAGGTTGAAAAAGAGTTAACACGGCAACATGCAAAAGCCGTTAAACTTCTATTGGACAAAGCCGGTTTATCCCCTTCGGATATCGGTATAATAGGCTTTCACGGTCAAACCATAAAGCATGATCCTGATAACGGTATAACGGTACAGATAGGTGACGGCAAGTTACTTGCACAACTGACGGGCATTAACGTAGTGAATGACCTGCGCTCAAATGATGTAAAAAACGGTGGTCAGGGTGCACCTTTAGTACCCTTGTTTCATAAAGCATTGGTACAAGACTCCGATATTTCGTTACCGGTTGCTATAGTAAATATCGGCGGCGTTGCAAATATTACCTACATTGATGAAAATAATATAATAGCCTTTGATACCGGGCCGGGAAACGCCCTTATTGATGACTGGATACTGAAAAATAATGCAGGTTCATGTGATAAAAACGGTCAATACGCATCAAACGGTGATATAGATGAAGAGATTCTTGCAGAGCTTATCTGCCACCATTACTTTGATAAAGTTCCGCCCAAGTCACTGGACAGGAACGATTTTAACAATAACCTAATTGACGGGCTATCACTTGAAGATGGAGCGGCAACACTTTCAGCTTTCACAATTTCTTCAATTATAATGGCAGAGAGTCATTTTCCACAGAAAGTAAAGTCATGGTATGTCTGCGGTGGCGGAAGACATAATGATTTCATCATGAACGGTCTTAGAGCAACAACGGAAGTTGCCGTTCACAAAATCGAAGAGTTGGGTTTAGACGGTGACATGATAGAAGCTCAGGCTTTTGCCTACCTTGCAGTTCGCAGTTTAAAGAATATGCCGCTAACTTTGCCTAGCACGACGGGAGTTAAAGAGCCGGTCAGCGGCGGTATTTTAAACGTAGCTTAA
- a CDS encoding HlyD family type I secretion periplasmic adaptor subunit encodes MKQKIADKFNFHKKPIKEKKPANKNDSPFPYLAASTQLDNAEEIKEVTESIAPISKWGMIITAFVLGFFILWAGLAPLESASIATGSIVLHENRKTIQHLEGGIISEILVKEGDIVNKGQPLMTLNATSATAQQQLLLGQLRNALATEARLVAERDDLTEVNFNPIYEAGLSNDKSEEVIASQKRLFETRRATIIGQVDILQERIMQYNDQIEGLSAQINEVKTQSAFIGEEVKTVSHLLDKGLEQKPRLLALKRRQSELKGQAAQFISEIATIQGSISEVQLQMINVQNEYLKEVMTELKDVQQEVSDLREKLLASGDVLERTIIVAPQSGKITGMQFHTLGGVIAPGAQIMDIVPQNDKLIVEARVKPEDIDIVREGLEAKVMLSAYKSRFVPRLNGEVIYLSADRFTDEQTGQHYFLARIEINEEEIDNLAADVELYPGMPAESFIKTGESTFLNYLASPIIDSFRRSFKER; translated from the coding sequence ATGAAACAGAAAATAGCAGACAAATTCAATTTTCATAAAAAGCCGATAAAAGAAAAAAAGCCGGCTAATAAGAATGATTCGCCGTTTCCATATCTTGCAGCATCAACTCAACTTGATAACGCAGAGGAAATAAAAGAAGTTACCGAATCTATCGCCCCTATATCTAAATGGGGAATGATAATTACGGCTTTTGTTCTGGGATTCTTCATATTATGGGCGGGACTGGCTCCTCTTGAGAGTGCATCTATCGCTACAGGTTCTATAGTGCTTCATGAAAACCGTAAGACCATACAGCATTTAGAAGGCGGTATTATCAGTGAAATACTAGTCAAAGAAGGTGATATAGTCAACAAAGGTCAACCGCTAATGACACTTAACGCAACTTCGGCAACCGCACAACAACAATTATTGCTTGGTCAACTCAGAAATGCACTTGCTACCGAAGCAAGGCTTGTAGCCGAAAGAGATGACTTAACGGAAGTTAATTTTAACCCTATATATGAAGCAGGTCTTTCAAATGACAAGAGCGAAGAAGTGATAGCCAGCCAGAAAAGGCTTTTTGAGACCAGACGTGCTACTATTATAGGTCAGGTGGATATATTGCAAGAGCGTATCATGCAGTATAATGACCAAATAGAAGGCTTATCGGCTCAGATAAACGAAGTAAAGACACAAAGTGCTTTTATAGGTGAAGAAGTAAAAACGGTAAGTCACTTACTGGACAAGGGACTTGAACAAAAACCAAGATTGCTGGCATTAAAACGTAGGCAATCCGAGCTTAAAGGTCAAGCTGCCCAATTCATTTCAGAAATAGCCACAATCCAAGGCAGCATCTCAGAGGTACAGTTGCAGATGATAAATGTGCAGAACGAATATCTAAAGGAAGTGATGACCGAGCTAAAAGATGTACAACAAGAGGTTTCAGACCTACGTGAGAAACTACTGGCATCAGGTGATGTATTGGAACGCACAATTATAGTAGCACCTCAGTCCGGCAAGATAACAGGTATGCAGTTCCATACGCTTGGAGGGGTTATTGCTCCGGGGGCTCAGATAATGGATATAGTTCCGCAAAATGATAAGTTGATAGTTGAAGCCAGAGTAAAACCTGAAGATATTGATATAGTAAGGGAAGGACTTGAAGCTAAAGTTATGCTTAGTGCATATAAAAGCCGTTTTGTCCCCCGCTTGAATGGAGAGGTGATATATTTATCCGCAGATAGATTTACCGATGAACAGACCGGACAGCATTATTTCCTCGCCAGAATTGAAATAAATGAGGAAGAAATAGACAACCTAGCGGCTGATGTCGAGCTATATCCGGGTATGCCTGCCGAATCATTTATCAAAACAGGCGAATCTACATTCCTAAATTACCTTGCAAGCCCTATAATAGACTCGTTCAGAAGGTCATTTAAAGAGCGGTAG